The nucleotide sequence TCGTCAGACTTGCCGCAGGCGGCCAGACCAAAGGCCAGAGCTGTCACAGCCAGAATGTGGACGGAACGCTTGAATACGATAGATGCCATTTTTGGTTCTCCCTTAATGCCTAAACAAAATTGAAGGCTTAATGTATGCAGTCCCTGCAGACCAACACATGCGAACAGCCCTCAGTTGTTTGTAGGACAAATTTGGAAGCAGGTTCTGTGGCCCTATCACAGTTACGTGCCAAATCATTTCGTTACCCTGACAATATGCCCCATGCATTCCCTGGCTCGCTGGCTTCCTTTCCTCAACTGGCCCAAACCCACTGCATCGCTGCTGCGCGGTGAATTCTGGGCGGGCCTCACCGTCGGGCTGATGCTGCTGCCCCAGGGCGTGGCCTATGCGGCACTGGCCGGCATGCCACTGATTACAGGCATCTACGCCTCCATCATTCCGGCAGCCGTGGCTATTTTGTTCAGCCCATCGCCACGTCTGGGGGTGGGCCCCACGGCGCTGAGTGCCTTGCTGATTGGCGCCTCGCTCACCGGCATGGCCGAGCCGGGCTCGGCGCAGTGGGTGGTGCTGGCAGCGTGGATGGCGATTCTGTCCGGTCTGGTGCAGGCCGTGCTGGGCATGGTGCGGGCGGGCTGGCTGCTCAATCTGGTCACATCGCCTGTGCTGGCAGGCTTTACGCAGGCCGCTGCTGTTCTGATTCTTGCCTCGCAACTGCCTACGCTGCTGGGCATGCGTGCGGACTGGGCCACGGTCTGGCACTCACCGTCCATCTATCTGTTTGACTGGCATTCCATCGCCTACGGGCTGGCCAGCATGGCACTGCTGATGCTGGCCAAAAAGTGGCGTCCCGCCTTCCCCTCGGCCATTTTCATCATCGCGCTGACAGGAATCATCAGCTGGGCTACGGGGTTTGCTGATTCCGGCGGCGCTGTTGTGGGCCACTTGCCTGCGGGACTGCCCTATTTCCAGTGGCCCGGCATGCTGGACTGGGAGCAATTCGGCGCGCTGGTCATGCCAGTGCTGGTGCTGTCCCTGGTGAGCTTTCTGGAGACGGCCTCCAGCGCTCAGGTCGAGCATCAGCAGGCTGGCACGCGCTGGAACGAAAATCAGGATCTGGTGGCACAGGGCCTGTCCAAGGTCAGCGCCGGTCTGTTCGGCAGCTTTGCCACCAGCGCCTCGTTTTCGCGCTCCGCCGTCAACCTGCTGGCCGGTGCCAAGACGGGCTATGCCAATGTGTTCTCCATCCTGCTGGTCGTGGTGGTGGTGCTGTGGTTTATTCCATGGCTCTACCACGTACCTCAGGCAGCGCTTGCGGCGATTGTGATTACCGCGGTGCTCAATCTGATCAAGCCGCAACAGATTCTGGGCCTGTTCAAAGTCTCGCGCGTCGAGGCCTGCATCAGCGTCACCACACTGGCGCTCACAATTTTGACAGCGCCGCGCATGTACTGGGGCGTGCTTGCGGGCATTGCACTGACGCAGGCCTATTTTCTGTACCAGCATCTGCACCCGCGCATCATTGAAGTGGGTCTGCACGCCGATGGCAGTCTGCGCAGCCGCCAGCTATGGCAGCTGCCGCCTCTGGCGCCCAAGGTCATGGCGCTGCGTATGGATGCCGATCTGGACTTTGCCACCGCCTCTGCGCTGGAGCGGTATGCCACCGAGGCCCTGCAGCAAAACCCCGGCTGCACCGACATGGCCCTGCTCATGGAGTCCATCAACAGCATCGACATCACCGGTGTCGAGACTTTTGCTCGCCTGGAACGCATGGTGGCAAAGCGCGGCGGCACACTGCATGTGGTGGGCTTGAAGCTGCCAGCGCAAAAGCGGCTGGAGCGCGCAGGCCTGCTGCAGCGGCAAGGCAGCATCATTGCGCTGTACCGCACCAGCAGCGAGTTTCTGGCCCGCCTGAGCAGCACTGCCCAGAGCGCATCTTTGCCCTGAGACATAAATGGACACCCGCATGCGCAGCCGCTGCTGCGACTGCTACACTTGATTGAAATTTCGTAGCAAGTCGTGACTTCTCCCGCCTCTCATCAATCCGTGTTTCTGCGCGAACTGCGTCTGGCCACCGCTCACAACCTGGTGACACGGGCTGGCGGTCAGGAGATGCGCCTGCCCACGGATACGCCCACGCAATACCTCCAGGCGCTGATTGACGGTCTGTGCGCGCTCTCACTGCGCGACACGCTTACCGGCCTTGCCAACCGCCGCCACTTTCGCACCGTGATCGAGCGTGAAATTGACCGCGTGGCACGCTCTGGTGAAACCGCCTTGCTGCTGATGCTGGACATCGACCACTTCAAGCAGATCAACGACGAGCACGGCCATATTGCTGGCGACATGGTGCTGCAATCCGTCGCCCAGTCGCTGGCATCCGGCATACGCCCCATGGATACGCTGGCCCGCTACGGCGGCGAGGAATTTGCCATCGTGCTGCCTGTGTGCCCTGTGCACTTTGGCCATTCAGTGGCTGAGCGGCTGCGCCAAGCCATCCAGAACACTCCGGTGCAAGTCAACCCCAGCACCACCATCCATGTCACCGTCAGCATCGGTGGCGTCTATGCCCTGCAGTGGATTCGCAGCACGGCGCAGCTGTGGACGGAGCGCGCCGACCGTCAGCTGTATCTGGCCAAATCATCCGGGCGCAACTGCGTGCGCCTTGAAGAGCCGCCCGACAGTACCGTGAGTGCCGAGGAAAAAAGCATGCTTTTCAGCCCTTTAGCCGTCGATGTCATCGTGGAAAATGGCTTGGAAAATAACTCAGCCCAACACGACGTAAGTACCGACGCCCCAAGCCAGGTCATAACGCCTTGAGACGATGGACACCTTGGCCCCACACCCTACCCTGCCCGCCTACATCTCCATGGAAGATGCCCTGCGCGCACCCGGCCGCACCAAGCAGGCCCACATCATTGCCGTCACCAGCGGCAAGGGCGGCGTGGGCAAGACTTTTGTTTCCGCCAACCTGGCCGCTGCACTCACCCGCCACGGCTTCAACGTGCTGGTGCTGGATGCGGACCTGGGCCTGGCCAATCTGGATGTGGTGCTGAACCTCTACCCCAAGGTCACGCTGCACGACGTATTCACCGGCCGCGCCACCCTGGAAGAGGCCATTCTTCCTGCGCCCGGCGGTTACTCCGTGCTGCTGGCAGGCTCAGGCATGATCGAATACTCGCGCCTGACACCCGAGATTCGCAGCCAGTTCATGCAGACCATCGACACGCTGCGCCCGCGCTACGACATCATCCTGCTGGACACCGGCGCGGGCATTTCCGATGTGGTGCTGTTCTCTGTCTCCATGGCAACCGAAGTGCTGGTCGTGGCCACGCCCGAGCCTACTTCGCTGACCGATGCCTACGCCGCCATCAAGGTGCTGGCCACGCAGCAAAAGCGCCAGCAGATTCGCCTGGTCATCAACCAGGCCCTGCGCCCTGGTGACGGCCGCGCCATCACTGGCCAGCTGCAGCAGGTGCTCAACCGTTTTGTCACCACCGAGTCTGGCCAGCCGCTTCAGCTGACCTACTGGGGGGATATTCCGCTCGATTCCTCGGTGCGCGATGCCGTAATGCGCCGCCAGCTGCTGCTGCAATCCATGCCCGGAGCGCCCGCTTCGCTGGCAGTGGCACAGCTGTCCAATAAAATCAAGGCTGCGCTGACGGCCCCGGCCTAAGCTCTGCCACCGTCGGCCGAGCTGCCGAGTGGTCGCCGCCCGGATATCGACGTGGCCGACATACTCAACATCTCCTGCTACAAATTCACGCCCCTGCCCGACGCCGATGAGCTGCGCGAAACCCTGCGGGCGCGCGCTCTGGAACTGGACCTCAAAGGCACAGTGCTGCTGGCCGAAGAAGGCATCAACTTCTTTCTGGCTGGCCCCGGCGAAGCCGTGCACCGCTTTATCGACCTGCTCAAGCAAGACCCGCGCTTTGCCGACCTGAACCCCAAGGAAAGCTGGTCCAGCCATGTGCCGTTTCGCAAGATGCTGGTCAAGGTCAAGCGTGAAATCATCCGCATGGACCACCCCTCCATTCGCCCCGCCAATGGCCGCGCACCCTCCGTCGCGCCAGCCACGCTGCGCCGCTGGCTGGAGCAAGGCCATGACGACGAGGGCCGTGAAGTCGTCACACTGGACACCCGCAACGACTACGAAGTGGACGAAGGCGCATTTGCCGGAACCATTGACTGGCGCCTGACCAAGTTCACCGAATTCCCGCCCGCCCTGCGCGAGCACAAGGCCGAGTTCGAAGGCAAAACCGTGGTCAGCTACTGCACCGGCGGCATACGCTGCGAAAAAGCCGCCATCCTGATGCGGGAAGAAGGCATTGAAAATGTCTACCAGCTTGAAGGCGGCATCCTCAAATACTTTGAGGAAACCGACGGCAAGTTCTATGACGGCGGCTGCTTCGTCTTCGACGGGCGTGACTCGCTGGGAACAGACCTGGAGCGCACACCGCTGGTGCACCCACGGCCTATCAAGAAGCATTTGCTGTAATTGCTCTTAAAAACAAAGCGCCTGGCGCTTTCTGCTCAAAGATTTCAGGCGTTTTTTAGCCCGAATTCAAGAGACAGAGAGCGCCAGGCGCTTCTATTTTCAGAGCCGTTATTAAGCGAGGCGCTTGGCAGTCTGAGCCACGCGCTCGCCAAACTGGCGTGCGGTTTCCAGGTCACCAGCAAACATCTCTGCAGCAGAAGAGTCCGAAGGCGACTGCGCCATGGCACCGCTGAAGCTGCCCATCCAGTTCACATCATTGCGCTGCGCAGCCTTGGTGTTCGAGGGCAGCAGGCCCAGACCCACCCACAGGCCACCGTGCTGCATGGCCAGGTGGTAGAAATAATCCAGCGTCACTTGCTTGTCGCCCTGAACACTGGCGCTGTTGGTGAAGCCTGCAAACAGCTTGTCTTTCCAGCTTTGAGAGAACCAGGCTTTGGAGGAGGCATCCGCAAATTTCTTGAACTGCCAGCTGGGTGCGCCCATGTAGGTAGGGGCACCGAAGATGATGGCATCGGCTGCGGCCAGTTGTTCCCAGCCGCCTTCAGGCACATTGCCGTCTGCATCAATGGCCAGCAACTGTGCGCCCGCGCCCTGGGCAACGGATTGGGCCATGCGCTGGGTGTGACCATAGCCGGAGTGATAGACAACAACGATATTGCTCATGATGGTTTTCCTGAAGGAGCCTGCGCAGACAGCTACTGCCGCTGTGCAGACAAAAAGCCCGCCGAATATTCGCCCGGCGGGCTGGGGTTAAGACTGCGCAAGCCTATCAAATTTATAGCAGCTTGCGCAGTTTGGCATGTGCCCTGGCCTGCTTCAGGCCTTAGTTCTTGCGGGCATCCACGCTCCAGGCGCCCACACCATGTGCGGCGTAGCCCAGCAGACCGCCAACTACGGCGATATTCTTCCAGAACAGCAGCTGCTGCACACCGGCGGCCTCTGCGGGCACACCCCAGAAGTTGTGGAAGAAGAAACTGGCCACCAGGGTGAAGAAGCCCAGGATCAGCGCAGCCCAGCGTGTCTGCCAGCCCAGCAAAATGGCCAGACCACCCACAATTTCAATGACCAGGCCAATCGCCACGGCCACCTGCGGCATGGGCATGCCAGCCCCGGCTGCGTAGCCCACGGTTCCGGCAAAGCCGGTGATTTTCTGAATGCCTGCTGGTAAAAACAGCAGCGCAATCAGTACGCGGCCCAGCAGATCCAGAGGATTTTTCAGTTGATTCAGCATTTTTTACTCCCTTGAGAAGATGAGTTTTCCGCTCGCTTTGTCGAAGCTCAAGGCTCCAGATCGAACACCAGCACTTCGGCGCCCTTGCCCTGGCTCAGATTGAGGCGCGCTTCATTTTCGATAAGCGCAGCATCACCGGCTGTCAGCTTTTGCCCATTCACATCAAGCTCGCCCTTGACCAGATGCACATAGGTCTTGCGACCTGCGGGCAGTGCCATTTCGGCAGCTTCATCGCCGTCAAACAGGCCGGCAAACAGGTGCGCATTGGCATTCATGGTCACCGAGCCCTGGGCACCGTCTGGCGAAGCCACCAGGCGCAGCTTGCCGCGCTTTTCAGCTTCGGGGAACGCCTTCTGGGCGTAGCCAGGCTCGATGCCGGTGCGTGCTGGCAGCAGCCAAATCTGCAGAAAGTGCGTGGTTTCGCCTTCGGCATGGTTGTGCTCGCTGTGCACCACGCCGGAGCCTGCGCTCATGCGCTGCACTTCGCCGGGCACAATCGTTTGCTCGTTGCCCATGCTGTCCTTGTGGGACAAGCCGCCCTCCATCACATAGCTGATGATTTCCATGTCACGGTGGCCGTGGGCGCCAAAGCCGGTGCCGGGGGCAATGCGGTCTTCATTGATCACGCGCAGATTGCCGAAGCCCATGTGGCGGGGGTCGTAATAGCCTGCAAAAGAAAAGCTGTGGAAGGACTTGAGCCAGCCGTGATCGGCATAGCCACGTTCCTGGGATTTGCGCAGAGTCATCATGGTGAGGTCCTTTGGTTCAAAGTTGTCTGTCTCGATGGGTCTACTGTAGAAGCTCCCCCCTCGAAGGTGGCTGAATGCCATTGATGGCATCATTCAAACTGTTTGAATATTCAAAGCCCTCCATCCCATGCCCAGCTCCCGCGACGTGCTTACCCCCGACAGCCTGGCCATGCTGCAGGCCATTGCCGAAACTGGCAGCTTCGCCGCTGCGGCACGCTCTCTGGGTCTGGTGCCCAGCGCGCTGACCTATCGCGTGCGCCAGATTGAGGATGCGCTGGATGTGCTGCTGTTTGACCGCAGCTCGCGCCACGCGCAAGCAACTGAGGCCGGGCAGGCGCTGCTGCACGAAGGCGCGCGCCTGCTGCAGGAAATTGATGCCGTAGCCCACCGCGTCAAACGTGTGGCGACTGGGTGGGAGCCTCAGCTGACCATCGTGGTCGATGGCGCGATTGCCCGCACCCCGATATTCGAACTGATTGAAGCCTTCTACGCACTCAAGCCGCCTACCGCGCTAAAGATCAAGGACGGCATTCTGAGCGGCACGCTGGAGGCGCTGACCAGCGGACAGGCAGATCTGGCCATTGGCATTGCCGTCAACGCCAGCAATGCCGCCGAGCTGCAGACCCGCGAAATTGGCGAGATGGATTTCATCTTTGCCGTGGCACCCCACCACCCGCTGGCCAAGGTCGAAGAACCGATTTCCGACGAAGTGCTGCTGCAGCACCGCCTGATTGCGGTGGCGGACTCGGGCGTGCGCAGCAACATCAGCTTTGGCCTGGTCAGCGGACAGGATGTGCTGACGGTGGACAGCATGCAGGCCAAGGTCGAGGCCCAGATTCGCGGCATTGGCGGCGGCTTTTTGCCCCGTGGCATGGTGCAGGCGCACCTGGATGCAGGCGTTCTGGTCACCCGCCAGGTGCAGCGCGCCGGCCGAAATCTGCGCCTGCACTATGGCTGGCCTGGCCCGGCTCACCGCACGCCAGGCCGGGCGCTGCAATGGTGGCTGGAGCAGCTGGAGAGCCCTGCCACACGCCACGCCCTCATGGAAAACCATCACCGTCAATAACGCTGTGCAGCGCTCCGTCGTCACACGCCGGGTGTAGAGTGATCTGCACAAGAACGGCTTGTCAGCAAATGATGCTTGCTCTCTTTTAGATAGCTGCTACGCTGCGAATCAACGGTGTTGAAAAAGGCTTTTCATGAATGCTTCCCGTGCACGAGTGACTCCGGCAAGCGCCAAGGCTGGCGCTTCTTCCCCCTCCCGTATTGCCGTCATTGGCGCAGGCATTGCAGGCATTGCCTGCGCCCGCACGCTGATGCAGGCTGGCCATGATGTCCATGTCTATGAGCGTCTGACTCAGGCTGGCGGCCGCATGCGATCGGTCAACGGCCCTTACGGCAGCTTTGATATTGGCGCGCAATATTTCACAGTGCGTGACCCGCGCTTTCAGCAGGCGCTGGATACCGTACCCCAGAGCCTGCGGAGCTGGAGCCTCAACAGCATCCAGACCCGCAACGCCCAGGGCCGCAAGACGAGTGACCCCAGCACTCAGCGCGAAACCCACTGGGTGGGCATGCCTGATATGCAGGCCCTGCCACTGGCGTGGGCTGCACCGCTGTGGGAATCGGGCCGCCTGCACCTGGGCCAGTCCGTGCGGGCCATCAATCACCATATCGTTGGTGGCAGCAGCCACAACAGCCATCAGTGGACGCTGATGCTGGACACCGAAGACCATGGCGCCCAGACGGCCAGCGGCTTTGATACCGTCATCCTGGCCCTGCCAGCGCCACTGGCCCTGCAGTTGCTGCAGACAGCCCCTCAGGGCATGGAACTGGCCAAGACACTGTCGTCCGTTGAAATGGCGCCCTGCTGGGCCATGACGCTTTCCTACCCCATGGCGGCGCAGGCGGGCCTGACCACGCTGGGCCCGCAGTGGAATGCCGCACGCACCACCCATGACCGCATTGCCTGGGTGGCCCGCGAGTCCTCCAAACCCGGCCGCGCCCAGACCGAGCGCTGGACAGTGCATGCCAACCCGCTGTGGTCCAACGAGCACCGCAACGACGACCCCACCCGCGTGCTGCCCAAGCTGCAAAAAGCCTTTGGCGAAATCACCGGCATCCGCGTGGCGCCACGCCATGCCAGCGTTTACCTCTGGCAGCATGCACAGACACTGGCGCCGCTCGGCCAGCCCTTCGTGCATGAGCGCTCTTCGGGTCTGGGCCTGTGCGGTGACTGGTGCATTGGTCGCCGGGTAGAAGACGCTTTTGTCTCGGGCCTGGAAATGGCTCTGGCGATTGCCTGAGGCTGAAGCCAGGGCCTGACCTGCACACCGGCCCCAGGCCCGGCACCCAGTAGGCCAGCGGGCCAGCGGGCCAGGTTCTGCCACTTTGCCAGCCAGCGGCGTAAGATGGCGGCCCTCATGACACAGGCCACAGCCGTCCCCCTCTTGCCCGCATCTTGCAGCGCCCGCTATGTCGGGCGCTTTGCCCCTTCCCCTACCGGCCCGCTGCACGCAGGCTCGCTGGTCGCAGCCCTGGCCAGTTGGCTCGATGCCCGTGCCCATGGCGGGCAGTGGCTGGTGCGCATCGAAGATATCGATCCGCCGCGCTGCCAGAATGGTGCCGACCAGGAAATCCTGCGCCAGCTTGCTGCCTGCGGTCTGCACTCGGATGCCCCCGTGGTCTGGCAATCTCAGCGCCACGCGCTGTATGAGGCCGCCTTGCAGCAGCTGCAAAGCCAGCATCTGTGCTACCCCTGCGGCTGCACGCGCAAGGACATCGAAGCCGCCTGGCAGG is from Comamonas fluminis and encodes:
- a CDS encoding DoxX family protein, translating into MLNQLKNPLDLLGRVLIALLFLPAGIQKITGFAGTVGYAAGAGMPMPQVAVAIGLVIEIVGGLAILLGWQTRWAALILGFFTLVASFFFHNFWGVPAEAAGVQQLLFWKNIAVVGGLLGYAAHGVGAWSVDARKN
- a CDS encoding MinD/ParA family protein; this translates as MDTLAPHPTLPAYISMEDALRAPGRTKQAHIIAVTSGKGGVGKTFVSANLAAALTRHGFNVLVLDADLGLANLDVVLNLYPKVTLHDVFTGRATLEEAILPAPGGYSVLLAGSGMIEYSRLTPEIRSQFMQTIDTLRPRYDIILLDTGAGISDVVLFSVSMATEVLVVATPEPTSLTDAYAAIKVLATQQKRQQIRLVINQALRPGDGRAITGQLQQVLNRFVTTESGQPLQLTYWGDIPLDSSVRDAVMRRQLLLQSMPGAPASLAVAQLSNKIKAALTAPA
- a CDS encoding GGDEF domain-containing protein; this translates as MTSPASHQSVFLRELRLATAHNLVTRAGGQEMRLPTDTPTQYLQALIDGLCALSLRDTLTGLANRRHFRTVIEREIDRVARSGETALLLMLDIDHFKQINDEHGHIAGDMVLQSVAQSLASGIRPMDTLARYGGEEFAIVLPVCPVHFGHSVAERLRQAIQNTPVQVNPSTTIHVTVSIGGVYALQWIRSTAQLWTERADRQLYLAKSSGRNCVRLEEPPDSTVSAEEKSMLFSPLAVDVIVENGLENNSAQHDVSTDAPSQVITP
- a CDS encoding sulfurtransferase, giving the protein MADILNISCYKFTPLPDADELRETLRARALELDLKGTVLLAEEGINFFLAGPGEAVHRFIDLLKQDPRFADLNPKESWSSHVPFRKMLVKVKREIIRMDHPSIRPANGRAPSVAPATLRRWLEQGHDDEGREVVTLDTRNDYEVDEGAFAGTIDWRLTKFTEFPPALREHKAEFEGKTVVSYCTGGIRCEKAAILMREEGIENVYQLEGGILKYFEETDGKFYDGGCFVFDGRDSLGTDLERTPLVHPRPIKKHLL
- a CDS encoding LysR family transcriptional regulator, yielding MPSSRDVLTPDSLAMLQAIAETGSFAAAARSLGLVPSALTYRVRQIEDALDVLLFDRSSRHAQATEAGQALLHEGARLLQEIDAVAHRVKRVATGWEPQLTIVVDGAIARTPIFELIEAFYALKPPTALKIKDGILSGTLEALTSGQADLAIGIAVNASNAAELQTREIGEMDFIFAVAPHHPLAKVEEPISDEVLLQHRLIAVADSGVRSNISFGLVSGQDVLTVDSMQAKVEAQIRGIGGGFLPRGMVQAHLDAGVLVTRQVQRAGRNLRLHYGWPGPAHRTPGRALQWWLEQLESPATRHALMENHHRQ
- a CDS encoding pirin family protein, whose amino-acid sequence is MMTLRKSQERGYADHGWLKSFHSFSFAGYYDPRHMGFGNLRVINEDRIAPGTGFGAHGHRDMEIISYVMEGGLSHKDSMGNEQTIVPGEVQRMSAGSGVVHSEHNHAEGETTHFLQIWLLPARTGIEPGYAQKAFPEAEKRGKLRLVASPDGAQGSVTMNANAHLFAGLFDGDEAAEMALPAGRKTYVHLVKGELDVNGQKLTAGDAALIENEARLNLSQGKGAEVLVFDLEP
- a CDS encoding SulP family inorganic anion transporter, with the protein product MHSLARWLPFLNWPKPTASLLRGEFWAGLTVGLMLLPQGVAYAALAGMPLITGIYASIIPAAVAILFSPSPRLGVGPTALSALLIGASLTGMAEPGSAQWVVLAAWMAILSGLVQAVLGMVRAGWLLNLVTSPVLAGFTQAAAVLILASQLPTLLGMRADWATVWHSPSIYLFDWHSIAYGLASMALLMLAKKWRPAFPSAIFIIALTGIISWATGFADSGGAVVGHLPAGLPYFQWPGMLDWEQFGALVMPVLVLSLVSFLETASSAQVEHQQAGTRWNENQDLVAQGLSKVSAGLFGSFATSASFSRSAVNLLAGAKTGYANVFSILLVVVVVLWFIPWLYHVPQAALAAIVITAVLNLIKPQQILGLFKVSRVEACISVTTLALTILTAPRMYWGVLAGIALTQAYFLYQHLHPRIIEVGLHADGSLRSRQLWQLPPLAPKVMALRMDADLDFATASALERYATEALQQNPGCTDMALLMESINSIDITGVETFARLERMVAKRGGTLHVVGLKLPAQKRLERAGLLQRQGSIIALYRTSSEFLARLSSTAQSASLP
- a CDS encoding NAD(P)/FAD-dependent oxidoreductase, with the protein product MNASRARVTPASAKAGASSPSRIAVIGAGIAGIACARTLMQAGHDVHVYERLTQAGGRMRSVNGPYGSFDIGAQYFTVRDPRFQQALDTVPQSLRSWSLNSIQTRNAQGRKTSDPSTQRETHWVGMPDMQALPLAWAAPLWESGRLHLGQSVRAINHHIVGGSSHNSHQWTLMLDTEDHGAQTASGFDTVILALPAPLALQLLQTAPQGMELAKTLSSVEMAPCWAMTLSYPMAAQAGLTTLGPQWNAARTTHDRIAWVARESSKPGRAQTERWTVHANPLWSNEHRNDDPTRVLPKLQKAFGEITGIRVAPRHASVYLWQHAQTLAPLGQPFVHERSSGLGLCGDWCIGRRVEDAFVSGLEMALAIA
- a CDS encoding flavodoxin family protein, with the protein product MSNIVVVYHSGYGHTQRMAQSVAQGAGAQLLAIDADGNVPEGGWEQLAAADAIIFGAPTYMGAPSWQFKKFADASSKAWFSQSWKDKLFAGFTNSASVQGDKQVTLDYFYHLAMQHGGLWVGLGLLPSNTKAAQRNDVNWMGSFSGAMAQSPSDSSAAEMFAGDLETARQFGERVAQTAKRLA